A genomic segment from Sander vitreus isolate 19-12246 chromosome 3, sanVit1, whole genome shotgun sequence encodes:
- the bet1l gene encoding BET1-like protein isoform X2: MTSLVNMADWNRGHGSVDDMLDAENKRLAENLATKVSRLKSLAYDIDREADDQNEYLDSMDSNFLSATGLLSGSVKRFSTMVRSGRDNRRILCYVSVGLVLVFFLLYYMVSRIQR, from the exons ATGACGTCACTCGTCAACATGGCGGACTGGAATAgag GTCATGGCTCTGTGGACGACATGCTGGATGCTGAAAACAAACGGCTGGCTGAGAACCTGGCCACCAAAGTCTCCAGACTGAAATCT CTGGCGTACGACATCGACAGAGAGGCTGACGATCAGAACGAGTATCTGGACAGCATG GACTCCAACTTCCTGAGTGCGACGGGCCTGCTGAGCGGCAGCGTGAAGCGTTTCTCGACCATGGTCCGATCCGGCAGAGACAACCGCCGCATCCTCTGCTACGTCTCCGTGGGCCTGGTCCTGGTCTTCTTCCTGCTTTACTACATGGTCTCCAGGATTCAACGCTGA
- the ehd2b gene encoding EH domain-containing protein 2b isoform X2, translated as MSRWGRKDVKKAPEVIRTVTEGLKSLYRKKLLPLEEYYGFHDFHSLSLEDADFDNKPMVLVVGQYSTGKTTFIKYLLEQDIPGSRVGPEPTTDCFTAIMHGEVEGVIPGNALIVDPNKPFRKLNPFGNTFLNRFQCAQMPNQVLESISIIDTPGILSGAKQRVSRGYDFPAVLRWFAERVDRIILLFDAHKLEISDEFSEAIGALKGNEDKLRVVLNKADMVGTQQLMRVYGALMWSLGKVFGTPEVLRVYIGSFWSEPLMVADNRKLFELEEEDLFADIQNLPRNAALRKLNDLVKRARLVRVHAHIISYLKQEMPSVFRKDNKKKNLIYQLPVIFSKIQLQHNISPGDFPDCAKMQEQLMVHDFSKFKTLKPNLMTALDELLSADISKLMPLLRQEELEAGEQPGVQGGAFIGTRAGPFGEGDPFTLENGEGCEEEEDWVVTKDKPKYDEIFYNLAPSEGKLSGNKAKDWMESSRLPNSVLGRIWKLSDVDHDGMLDDEEFALASHLIEVKLEGHGLPPELPTRLIPPSKRRQKGSDA; from the exons ATGTCCCGCTGGGGGAGAAAAGATGTGAAGAAGGCGCCTGAGGTGATCCGCACCGTGACAGAAGGGCTCAAGTCCTTGTATCGCAAGAAGCTGCTGCCTCTGGAGGAGTACTATGGTTTCCATGACTTCCATTCTCTCAGTCTGGAGGATGCAGACTTCGATAACAAGCCTATGGTGCTGGTGGTGGGACAGTACTCCACTGGAAAGACAACGTTCATCAA GTATCTACTGGAGCAGGATATTCCTGGGAGCAGGGTGGGACCTGAACCCACCACCGACTGCTTCACTGCCATAATGCACGGGGAGGTGGAAGGAGTCATCCCCGGGAACGCCCTCATCGTAGACCCCAACAAGCCTTTCCGCAAACTCAACCCTTTTGGAAACACCTTTCTCAACAG GTTCCAGTGCGCCCAGATGCCAAACCAGGTCCTGGAGAGTATCAGTATCATCGACACGCCGGGGATCCTGTCTGGAGCCAAGCAGAGAGTGAGCCGAG GCTACGACTTCCCGGCGGTGCTGCGCTGGTTTGCCGAGCGCGTGGACCGCATCATCCTGCTGTTCGACGCCCACAAACTGGAGATCTCGGACGAGTTCTCCGAGGCCATCGGCGCCCTGAAAGGCAACGAGGACAAGCTGCGCGTGGTGCTCAACAAGGCCGACATGGTGGGCACCCAGCAGCTGATGAGGGTGTACGGCGCACTCATGTGGTCCCTGGGGAAGGTGTTTGGCACCCCGGAGGTTCTGCGCGTCTACATCGGCTCCTTCTGGTCCGAGCCGCTGATGGTGGCCGACAACCGGAAGCTGTttgagctggaggaggaggatctGTTCGCCGACATCCAAAACCTCCCTCGCAACGCAGCTTTACGCAAGCTGAATGACCTGGTCAAGAGGGCACGTCTGGTCAGG GTCCATGCCCACATCATCAGCTATCTGAAGCAGGAGATGCCTTCTGTCTTCAGGAAggacaacaaaaagaagaatcTGATCTACCAGCTGCCAGTGATTTTCTCTAAGATCCAGCTGCAGCACAACATTTCTCCCGGAGACTTCCCAGACTGTGCCAAGATGCAG GAGCAACTGATGGTTCATGACTTCTCCAAGTTCAAAACCTTGAAGCCTAATCTGATGACAGCCTTGGATGAGTTGCTCTCTGCGGACATCTCCAAGCTGATGCCCCTGCTGCggcaggaggagctggaggcgGGCGAGCAGCCAGGCGTGCAGGGCGGGGCCTTCATCGGGACCCGCGCCGGCCCTTTCGGGGAGGGCGACCCCTTCACCCTGGAGAACGGAGAGGGAtgcgaggaggaggaagactgGGTGGTGACCAAAGACAAGCCCAAGTATGACGAGATCTTCTATAACCTGGCTCCCAGCGAGGGGAAGCTGAGCGGCAACAAGGCCAAGGACTGGATGGAGAGCTCCCGCCTGCCCAACTCGGTCCTGGGTCGCATCTGGAAGCTGTCCGACGTGGACCACGACGGCATGCTGGATGACGAAGAGTTTGCCCTGGCCAGCCACCTGATCGAGGTGAAACTGGAGGGCCACGGTCTGCCCCCGGAGCTTCCCACGCGCCTGATCCCGCCTTCCAAACGCAGGCAGAAGGGTTCAGATGCGTAG
- the psmd8 gene encoding 26S proteasome non-ATPase regulatory subunit 8: MALKETAGLYETLKAEWNKKNPNLSKCGELLSKLKVSLLELNFLPTSGSALTKQQLILARDVLEIGALWSILKKDIPSFERYMAQLKCYYFDYKEELPEAAYMHQLLGLNLLFLLSQNRVSEFHTELERLSARDIQTNVYIRHPVSLEQYLMEGSYNKVFLAKGNIPAESYNFFIDILLDTIRDEIAGCIEKAYEQIQFSEATRVLFFSSPKKMTEYAKKRGWSLSPDGYYSFTTQQQRTEEVTIPSTELAQQVIEYARQLEMIV; the protein is encoded by the exons ATGGCGTTGAAAGAGACTGCGGGGCTGTATGAGACACTCAAAGCAGAGTGGAACAAGAAAAACCCAAACCTGAGTAAATGTGGAGAACTTCTGAGCAAACTTAAG GTTTCATTACTGGAGCTGAACTTCTTACCTACCAGTGGGTCCGCGCTCACCAAGCAGCAGCTCATTTTAGCTC GTGATGTCCTTGAAATTGGAGCCTTGTGGAGTATCCTCAAGAAGGACATCCCGTCCTTTGAAAGATACATGGCCCAGCTAAAATGTTACTACTTTGATTACAA GGAAGAACTGCCTGAAGCTGCCTACATGCACCAGTTACTTGGACTCAACCTGCTCTTCCTGCTCTCACAGAACCGCGTGTCTGAGTTTCACACAGAACTGGAGAGACTGAGCGCACGAGATATTCAGACCAACGTATACATCAGACACCCAGTGTCCCTAGAGCAG TACTTGATGGAGGGAAGCTACAACAAGGTATTTCTCGCCAAAGGCAACATTCCTGCTGAGAGCTACAACTTTTTTATAGATATTCTGCTCGACACAATTCG TGACGAGATCGCAGGCTGCATAGAGAAAGCATATGAGCAGATCCAGTTCAGTGAAGCCACCCGTGTGCTTTTCTTCAGTTCCCCAAAAAAGATGACAGAGTATGCCAAGAAG aggGGATGGAGTCTGAGCCCAGATGGCTATTACTCTTTTaccactcagcagcagcggACAGAAGAGGTGACCATCCCCTCCACGGAGCTGGCTCAACAGGTCATCGAATATGCACGACAGCTGGAAATGATTGTGTAA
- the nup88 gene encoding nucleoporin 88, with translation MTVVKHRCCYGRNVLLETRRWIKMAAISTERWLNDLPNHTIFQKIRGKLDPNPNANERGFAKNLTFCLGGDLFVWDDTDRVFYTTNLRQLNTDESRSSGNYQTLLCINPPLFELCQVLLSPTQHHVALVGQRGVSVLELPQRWGKRSEFEGGRSQINCKTIPVAERFFTSSPSVSLRQAAWYPSETDEPHLVLLTSDNTIRFYGLKSPQTPAKVLSVSQSDDDSSGQPPVRSYAASLGEIAVAFDFGPISSPLRQLAAQRSREQLVYPLYILYENGETYVSYTSQTNGVSLTKPVGPLPMYPAAEDNYGYDACAILCLPCAPSILVIATETGTLYHCVVLESEEEEEAGAVEKWIRGTEAVPALYVFECVELELTLKVATGEDEEPQEFDFTCPIRLHRDPLCQHRYHCTHEAGVHSVGLIWVNKLQKFLQSGEEDKDSLQELAAEKRCIVEHILCTRPLQTSQSAPVCGFLIVSDLSLGATMVCITSTYECILLPLLSSIRPPSPPLLCSHPGPGSGSSPLRGMADDSFEQHIRNILARSSTNPLVLKAGDKDTSPPPPECLQLLSRATQVFREEYILKQDMAREEMQRRVKLLTSQKAKQLEELTLCREERKSLREAAERLADKYEDAKYRQEAIMNRVRNVLGSLQSQLPILSNSEKDMKKELQSISDQLKHLNNCIRQVNMKMEYQKTQVDKDAPAARTTVSLNVHQKKVVQDVLREQGQQIGDMMKQIKDIKNHFSF, from the coding sequence ATGACTGTCGTGAAGCACCGTTGTTGCTATGGACGGAACGTTTTACTTGAGACCAGACGTTGGATCAAGATGGCGGCGATTAGTACAGAGCGTTGGTTGAATGACTTGCCAAACCATACTATTTTCCAGAAAATACGAGGGAAGTTGGATCCGAACCCCAACGCAAATGAAAGAGGGTTCGCTAAAAACCTCACCTTTTGTTTGGGTGGGGACTTGTTCGTGTGGGACGACACAGACCGCGTGTTTTACACGACCAACTTGCGACAGCTAAACACAGATGAGAGTCGCAGTAGCGGGAACTACCAAACCTTGCTGTGCATCAACCCTCCTCTCTTCGAACTGTGCCAGGTGTTGTTAAGTCCAACTCAGCACCACGTCGCGCTCGTCGGGCAGCGGGGCGTCTCGGTGCTGGAGCTTCCTCAGCGGTGGGGCAAGAGGTCCGAGTTCGAGGGCGGACGGAGCCAAATCAACTGCAAGACCATCCCGGTGGCGGAGCGCTTCTTCACCAGCTCGCCGTCAGTGAGTCTGCGGCAGGCGGCTTGGTACCCCAGCGAGACCGACGAGCCCCACCTGGTGCTGCTCACATCCGACAACACCATCAGGTTTTATGGCTTGAAGTCGCCCCAGACGCCGGCCAAAGTCCTGTCAGTGTCACAGTCGGACGATGACAGCAGCGGTCAGCCTCCGGTCCGCTCCTACGCAGCGTCTCTCGGTGAGATAGCCGTGGCGTTCGACTTCGGTCCGATTTCGTCCCCCCTTCGGCAGCTGGCAGCACAGCGCTCCAGAGAACAGCTGGTCTACCCGCTGTACATCCTCTACGAAAATGGGGAGACCTATGTGAGCTACACGAGCCAGACAAATGGTGTGAGTCTAACCAAACCCGTCGGACCCCTCCCGATGTATCCCGCAGCAGAGGATAACTATGGCTATGATGCTTGTGCCATCCTCTGCCTGCCCTGTGCGCCCAGCATCCTGGTCATCGCCACAGAAACAGGCACACTGTATCACTGTGTGGTGCTGGAGtctgaagaagaggaagaggcggGGGCGGTGGAGAAGTGGATCCGAGGCACAGAGGCAGTGCCGGCTCTctatgtgtttgagtgtgttgaGCTGGAGCTCACCCTCAAAGTAGCCACAGGGGAGGACGAAGAGCCTCAAGAGTTTGATTTCACCTGCCCAATCAGACTGCACAGAGACCCCCTGTGCCAGCACAGGTATCATTGCACCCACGAAGCAGGCGTGCACAGCGTGGGGCTCATCTGGGTCAACAAGCTGCAGAAGTTCCTCCAGTCAGGCGAGGAGGATAAGGACAGTCTCCAAGAGCTGGCTGCTGAGAAGCGCTGTATTGTGGAGCACATTCTGTGTACCAGACCGCTCCAAACTAGCCAGTCGGCTCCAGTTTGTGGCTTTCTGATTGTGTCTGACCTTTCCTTGGGCGCCACCATGGTCTGCATCACCAGCACCTACGAGTGCATCCTTTTGCCGCTGCTGAGCTCCATCcgccctccctcccctcccctgctCTGTTCCCATCCGGGTCCAGGCTCTGGCAGCTCCCCCCTGCGCGGGATGGCCGACGACTCTTTCGAGCAGCACATCCGCAACATCCTGGCACGCAGCTCCACCAATCCTCTCGTGCTGAAGGCCGGGGACAAGGACACGTCACCGCCGCCCCCGGAGTGTCTGCAGCTCCTCAGCAGAGCCACGCAGGTCTTCCGCGAGGAGTACATTCTCAAGCAGGACATGGCCCGCGAAGAGATGCAGAGACGGGTCAAACTGCTGACGAGCCAGAAGGCCAAGCAGCTGGAGGAGTTGACTCTGTGccgggaggagaggaagagtcTGCGAGAGGCAGCGGAGAGGCTGGCTGATAAGTACGAAGACGCAAAGTATCGCCAGGAAGCCATTATGAACAGGGTGAGAAACGTGCTGGGCAGCCTGCAAAGCCAGCTGCCCATACTGTCAAACAGTGAGAAGGATATGAAGAAGGAGCTGCAGAGCATCAGCGATCAACTGAAACACCTGAACAACTGCATCCGACAGGTGAACATGAAGATGGAGTACCAGAAGACACAAGTGGACAAAGATGCACCTGCAGCCAGGACCACAGTGTCCCTCAACGTCCACCAGAAGAAGGTTGTTCAGGATGTCCTCAGAGAACAGGGACAGCAAATTGGTGACATGATGAAACAGATCAAAGACATCAAAAACCATTTCAGTTTCTAA
- the ehd2b gene encoding EH domain-containing protein 2b isoform X1 — MSRWGRKDVKKAPEVIRTVTEGLKSLYRKKLLPLEEYYGFHDFHSLSLEDADFDNKPMVLVVGQYSTGKTTFIKYLLEQDIPGSRVGPEPTTDCFTAIMHGEVEGVIPGNALIVDPNKPFRKLNPFGNTFLNRFQCAQMPNQVLESISIIDTPGILSGAKQRVSRGERRDKGYDFPAVLRWFAERVDRIILLFDAHKLEISDEFSEAIGALKGNEDKLRVVLNKADMVGTQQLMRVYGALMWSLGKVFGTPEVLRVYIGSFWSEPLMVADNRKLFELEEEDLFADIQNLPRNAALRKLNDLVKRARLVRVHAHIISYLKQEMPSVFRKDNKKKNLIYQLPVIFSKIQLQHNISPGDFPDCAKMQEQLMVHDFSKFKTLKPNLMTALDELLSADISKLMPLLRQEELEAGEQPGVQGGAFIGTRAGPFGEGDPFTLENGEGCEEEEDWVVTKDKPKYDEIFYNLAPSEGKLSGNKAKDWMESSRLPNSVLGRIWKLSDVDHDGMLDDEEFALASHLIEVKLEGHGLPPELPTRLIPPSKRRQKGSDA, encoded by the exons ATGTCCCGCTGGGGGAGAAAAGATGTGAAGAAGGCGCCTGAGGTGATCCGCACCGTGACAGAAGGGCTCAAGTCCTTGTATCGCAAGAAGCTGCTGCCTCTGGAGGAGTACTATGGTTTCCATGACTTCCATTCTCTCAGTCTGGAGGATGCAGACTTCGATAACAAGCCTATGGTGCTGGTGGTGGGACAGTACTCCACTGGAAAGACAACGTTCATCAA GTATCTACTGGAGCAGGATATTCCTGGGAGCAGGGTGGGACCTGAACCCACCACCGACTGCTTCACTGCCATAATGCACGGGGAGGTGGAAGGAGTCATCCCCGGGAACGCCCTCATCGTAGACCCCAACAAGCCTTTCCGCAAACTCAACCCTTTTGGAAACACCTTTCTCAACAG GTTCCAGTGCGCCCAGATGCCAAACCAGGTCCTGGAGAGTATCAGTATCATCGACACGCCGGGGATCCTGTCTGGAGCCAAGCAGAGAGTGAGCCGAGGTGAGAGACGCGACAAAG GCTACGACTTCCCGGCGGTGCTGCGCTGGTTTGCCGAGCGCGTGGACCGCATCATCCTGCTGTTCGACGCCCACAAACTGGAGATCTCGGACGAGTTCTCCGAGGCCATCGGCGCCCTGAAAGGCAACGAGGACAAGCTGCGCGTGGTGCTCAACAAGGCCGACATGGTGGGCACCCAGCAGCTGATGAGGGTGTACGGCGCACTCATGTGGTCCCTGGGGAAGGTGTTTGGCACCCCGGAGGTTCTGCGCGTCTACATCGGCTCCTTCTGGTCCGAGCCGCTGATGGTGGCCGACAACCGGAAGCTGTttgagctggaggaggaggatctGTTCGCCGACATCCAAAACCTCCCTCGCAACGCAGCTTTACGCAAGCTGAATGACCTGGTCAAGAGGGCACGTCTGGTCAGG GTCCATGCCCACATCATCAGCTATCTGAAGCAGGAGATGCCTTCTGTCTTCAGGAAggacaacaaaaagaagaatcTGATCTACCAGCTGCCAGTGATTTTCTCTAAGATCCAGCTGCAGCACAACATTTCTCCCGGAGACTTCCCAGACTGTGCCAAGATGCAG GAGCAACTGATGGTTCATGACTTCTCCAAGTTCAAAACCTTGAAGCCTAATCTGATGACAGCCTTGGATGAGTTGCTCTCTGCGGACATCTCCAAGCTGATGCCCCTGCTGCggcaggaggagctggaggcgGGCGAGCAGCCAGGCGTGCAGGGCGGGGCCTTCATCGGGACCCGCGCCGGCCCTTTCGGGGAGGGCGACCCCTTCACCCTGGAGAACGGAGAGGGAtgcgaggaggaggaagactgGGTGGTGACCAAAGACAAGCCCAAGTATGACGAGATCTTCTATAACCTGGCTCCCAGCGAGGGGAAGCTGAGCGGCAACAAGGCCAAGGACTGGATGGAGAGCTCCCGCCTGCCCAACTCGGTCCTGGGTCGCATCTGGAAGCTGTCCGACGTGGACCACGACGGCATGCTGGATGACGAAGAGTTTGCCCTGGCCAGCCACCTGATCGAGGTGAAACTGGAGGGCCACGGTCTGCCCCCGGAGCTTCCCACGCGCCTGATCCCGCCTTCCAAACGCAGGCAGAAGGGTTCAGATGCGTAG
- the bet1l gene encoding BET1-like protein isoform X1 produces the protein MFKFYQPLKRLPLFFLAGHGSVDDMLDAENKRLAENLATKVSRLKSLAYDIDREADDQNEYLDSMDSNFLSATGLLSGSVKRFSTMVRSGRDNRRILCYVSVGLVLVFFLLYYMVSRIQR, from the exons atgttcaaattttaccagccacttaagagattaccattgttttttttggctg GTCATGGCTCTGTGGACGACATGCTGGATGCTGAAAACAAACGGCTGGCTGAGAACCTGGCCACCAAAGTCTCCAGACTGAAATCT CTGGCGTACGACATCGACAGAGAGGCTGACGATCAGAACGAGTATCTGGACAGCATG GACTCCAACTTCCTGAGTGCGACGGGCCTGCTGAGCGGCAGCGTGAAGCGTTTCTCGACCATGGTCCGATCCGGCAGAGACAACCGCCGCATCCTCTGCTACGTCTCCGTGGGCCTGGTCCTGGTCTTCTTCCTGCTTTACTACATGGTCTCCAGGATTCAACGCTGA